AAACTTCATGAAGATTTTATCTCTAGCTCCTGAAGTAATTTAATTTAAGAGAGGAGGCTAATCGTCGTGGCTAAACCTAAGATCAAATTTGTACCTGAATCATTACACGTTAAAACTGGAGATATGGTATATGTAATCTCTGGAAAAGATAAAGGTAAAACAGGTAAAGTTGTAAAAGTTTTCCCTAAAAAAGGAAAAGTTGTAGTTGAAGGAATCAACTTAATCACTAAACATATGAAACCAAGTCCAATAAACCCACAAGGTGGAGTTGTTACTAAGCCAGCACCTATGTTCTCAT
The uncultured Fusobacterium sp. DNA segment above includes these coding regions:
- the rplX gene encoding 50S ribosomal protein L24, with the translated sequence MAKPKIKFVPESLHVKTGDMVYVISGKDKGKTGKVVKVFPKKGKVVVEGINLITKHMKPSPINPQGGVVTKPAPMFSSKVMLFDEKAGKPTRVGYKFVDGKKVRYSKVSGEVL